CAGATCGCGTTCTACACCTTCGAGCGCCGGGTCCACACCGAGCGGCGAAACGGCGAGCTCACCTCCGAGCAGCTCTGCAAGATCTGGATGGAGGTGCAGACCGAGAGCTTAGGGCCGGCGATCGAGCTCAAGCCGGGCTACGAGACGTTCTGGAGCTACATCCCGCACTTCATCCATTCGCCGTTCTACGTTTACGCCTACGCGTTCGGCGATTGCCTGGTGAACTCGCTCTACGCCGTCTACGAGAAGGCTGCCGACGGCTTCGCCGAGCGCTATCTGCAGATGCTCGCGGCCGGCGGCACCAAGCACCATTCGGAACTGCTCGCGCCATTCGGCCTCGACGCCCGCGACCCGAAATTCTGGCAGGGCGGGCTCGGCGTGATCGAGCGGATGATCGGCGAGCTCGAGGCGCTGGACGCGAAGAAGTAGGCCGTGTGGAGGATTTTCCACATAAGTCGCCCCAAACTCAGCCGTCATGCGCGGGCTTGACCCGCGCATCTCGCTTAGGGACGCACGGTGCTCACCTGATCGAGATGGCCGGGACAAGCCCGGCCATGACAGCGGAGATGGTGTAACGTCGGATCAGCGGGCCATCGCAGCTACTTGATATTCTTCTTCCCCCAGTCGTCGATCACCTTGGCGATCGCGAAGTTGTTCTTCTCGATCATCACCATGTGGCCGTTGCCGTGGATGCCCTTTGAGTCGAGCGGCATCCATTCGGCCTTGGCGCCGGCCTGGTTGAGATACTTCACGGTGCAATGGTCGTAGAGCCGGTGATACGAGGCTTCGCCGGCGATCACCACGATGGGAATGCCCTTCAGATTCGGCAGTTGCCGCGCCGGCGCCTTCTGCATCGTGCAGACGGTGAGGTCCGGCCCGTCGGCCTTGTCCTCGCGCACGGTCTGCAGCTGGTCCGGGCTGTTCACCGGCGGATCGTAGGTCATCTTGATGTCGGTGAGGCCCCACGGCCGCGTCTTGCCGGTGCCGATCACCACCGCTTCGAATGGCGGGCCGGCGGGCTCGATGGCGATGATGCCCTTCACGAGCTTCGGCCGCGCGTCGGCAATGAGCCAGCCGAACGAGCCGGACTGCGAGTGCGTGAGGATCACCGCAGGCCCGATCTTGTCGAGCAGCGCCGCCGCAGCGTCCTGGTTGCGCTCCTGCGTGAGTTCGGGCGACAGCACCGTCTCGACCTGCGTCGCATAGAACGCGTCGAAATAGGGATCGCCTTTTTTGCCCTTGTTCGGTCCGCTGCCCGGCCACTGCGTGTGCTTCTCGCGGCCCGGCCACGTGCCGTCGCTCTCGATCGCGGTGAATTGGAACTGCTCGTTCTGCGCCGTGAACATCCGCGTCGCGCCGTCACCCGGATGCGGCGCCGAGCGGCCGCGCATCGGCTGGTCGATCATGTAGACGACCCAGCCTTGCTCGACGAAATACTCCGCCCAGCCCTTGCGGCCGTCCGGCGTTCCCATCCAGTTGGTCGCGGTCTGCGCCGCGCCATGGATGAGCACGAGCGGGTAGGGGCGGCGTTGCGTCTTCGGCGCCAGCACCTCGACATAGATCTGGCCCTGCATGATGGACTTGCCGGGCTCGCCGACATATTTGCCGCCGACATAGAAGTAGCCGCGCTTGGCCACCGCCATCTGGTCGACCGCCGGCACCGGCAGCTTCACCTCGGCTTGCACGGCTGCGGCAAACAATCCCGACAGCAATGCGCCACAAAGCATCCGCAAACGAATGCGCCTCATGAACGTCCTCCCAGCACTTGTTCGTGAACGGCTCGATTTCGCCGCGATCATTTTTATTTGTTTTCAGCGTGACGCTGCCCATCCTGTCTTGTCAATCGATGGGCAAGGCGTATCGATGGCGCGAGAGTGTTTTCTGGCGACGTTGCACCGCCTCCGCTGTCATGGCCGGGCTTGTCCCGGCCATCCCGCTTAGGGACGCACTGTGCTCACCTAAGCGGGATGCGCGGGTCAAGCCCGCGCATGACGGCGGAGTTTGTGGCAACGGAAGTCGAAAATGCACGAGCGTTCACAGTCTCGGGAACATTCGTTAGGTATCCATGGCCGACAGCGAACGAAACCGTCTCACCGCCCGCGCGGCGCGCTACGCCCGGGTCGGCGCCAATGTCGGCGGTGTCGCCGCGCGGATCGCCGGCGCGCGCATCTTCGGTTTCGATCTCGACCGCGCCAAGAACGCCGCCGAGCTCGCAGCGGGTCTCGGCGGCCTGAAAGGCCCGATCATGAAGGTGGCGCAACTCCTCGCCACCATCCCGGACGCGCTGCCGCCGGAATACATCACCGAGCTGACCAAGCTGCAGAGCCAGGCGCCGCCGATGGGCTGGGCCTTCGTCAAGCGCCGCATGCAGGCGGAACTCGGCCCCGGGTGGCAGAGCAAATTCAAGAGCTTCGAGCATCATCCGGCCGCCGCCGCCTCGCTCGGCCAGGTCCATCGCGCCCGCTCGCTCGATGACGCGGAGCTCGCCTGCAAACTGCAATATGCCGACATGCAGTCGGCCGTGGAGGCCGACCTCAAGCAGCTTCGTCTCCTCTTCGCCATGCACCGCCGCTTCGATCCCGCCATCGACACCCGCGAGATCATCAAGGAGATCGACGCGCGGATGCGCGAGGAGCTGGACTACCGCCGCGAGGCGAAGCACATCGCGCTCTATCGGAACATGCTCGCCAAAGAGGATGCGATCCGCGTGCCGGGCGTCGCGCCGGAACTCTCGACCGCGCGGCTTCTCTCCATGCAATGGCTCGAGGGCAGCCGGCTGCTGGAGCACAAGGACGATTCGCTTGCCGTGCGAAACCGCCTCGCCACCGCGATGTTCACCGCCTGGTGGCTGCCGTTCAGCCGCTTCGGCGTGATCCACGGCGACCCGCACCTCGGCAACTACTCGGTGTTCGAGGAGAAGGGCAAGCCGTCCGGCATCAATCTCCTGGACTACGGCTGCATCCGCATCTTCCCGCCGAAGTTCGTCGGCGGCGTGGTCGATCTCTACAACGGGCTGCGCCACAACGACGACGCCCGCGTCGTTCACGCCTACGAAACCTGGGGGTTCCGCAAGCTCAGCCGCGAGCTGATCGACATCCTCAATGTCTGGGCGCGCTTCATCTACGGCCCGCTGATGGAGGATCGCGTGCGCAGCATCGCCGACGGCGTGAAGCCCGGCGAATACGGCCGGCGTCAGGCCTTCGAGGTGCAGCGCGCGCTGCGACAAAAAGGCCCGGTGCTGGTGCCGCAGGAGTTCGTGTTCATGGACCGTGCCGCGATCGGGCTCGGCGCCGTGTTCCTGCATCTGCGCGCCGAGCTCAACTTTCATCGGCTGTTTGAAGCCGCGATCGAAAAATTCTCGACCGCGGCGGTGGCGGAACGCCAGCGCGCGGCGCTCGTGAAAGCCGGCCTCGAAACATCGGGATAGATCGGCAACTGGCCACCCTGTCAGGTTGCACATCGCGGTGCGGCCGGGTTATGGGGGCGCGGGGACGCATATCGGGCGGTGCGCTCCCTCCCCCTGCAAGGGGGAGGGTCGGGGTGGGGGTCTCTTCGCACGCCAAATCGGAGGCGGGTTGATGCTGGTTCGGCTGGGCTTGAGTCTTGTGATCGGTGCCGCGATGCTTTCGACGATCCTTGCGCCCGGCGTCGCGCGCGCGGGCTGCTCCGAAGAACTCAGCAAGCTGATGTCCAAGGACACCGAAAACCTGACCACCCGCTTTCAGCGCGTCAGCAAGCAGATCGAGAAGAGCAAGGG
The Rhodoplanes sp. Z2-YC6860 genome window above contains:
- a CDS encoding ABC1 kinase family protein — its product is MADSERNRLTARAARYARVGANVGGVAARIAGARIFGFDLDRAKNAAELAAGLGGLKGPIMKVAQLLATIPDALPPEYITELTKLQSQAPPMGWAFVKRRMQAELGPGWQSKFKSFEHHPAAAASLGQVHRARSLDDAELACKLQYADMQSAVEADLKQLRLLFAMHRRFDPAIDTREIIKEIDARMREELDYRREAKHIALYRNMLAKEDAIRVPGVAPELSTARLLSMQWLEGSRLLEHKDDSLAVRNRLATAMFTAWWLPFSRFGVIHGDPHLGNYSVFEEKGKPSGINLLDYGCIRIFPPKFVGGVVDLYNGLRHNDDARVVHAYETWGFRKLSRELIDILNVWARFIYGPLMEDRVRSIADGVKPGEYGRRQAFEVQRALRQKGPVLVPQEFVFMDRAAIGLGAVFLHLRAELNFHRLFEAAIEKFSTAAVAERQRAALVKAGLETSG
- a CDS encoding alpha/beta hydrolase — protein: MRRIRLRMLCGALLSGLFAAAVQAEVKLPVPAVDQMAVAKRGYFYVGGKYVGEPGKSIMQGQIYVEVLAPKTQRRPYPLVLIHGAAQTATNWMGTPDGRKGWAEYFVEQGWVVYMIDQPMRGRSAPHPGDGATRMFTAQNEQFQFTAIESDGTWPGREKHTQWPGSGPNKGKKGDPYFDAFYATQVETVLSPELTQERNQDAAAALLDKIGPAVILTHSQSGSFGWLIADARPKLVKGIIAIEPAGPPFEAVVIGTGKTRPWGLTDIKMTYDPPVNSPDQLQTVREDKADGPDLTVCTMQKAPARQLPNLKGIPIVVIAGEASYHRLYDHCTVKYLNQAGAKAEWMPLDSKGIHGNGHMVMIEKNNFAIAKVIDDWGKKNIK